A single region of the Fenollaria sporofastidiosus genome encodes:
- the yedF gene encoding sulfurtransferase-like selenium metabolism protein YedF, which yields MKEIDARKLACPKPVILTKKELDAMETGVVCTLVDNKVATENLSRLAESMGLKATVEEVEGDYKVTINKDHIVAVKSEEESFVIGIGTNVMGHGDEKLGAILIKSFLYTVSQTAPLPKTIVFFNGGVKLTSEGSEVLEDIKNMEANGVKIISCGTCLDFYGLKEKLAVGEISNMYTIYETLEKADKNIVLS from the coding sequence ATGAAAGAAATAGATGCAAGAAAGTTGGCATGTCCAAAGCCAGTTATATTAACAAAGAAAGAATTGGACGCAATGGAAACAGGAGTTGTATGCACACTTGTTGACAACAAGGTTGCTACTGAAAACTTATCAAGACTAGCTGAGTCTATGGGACTTAAGGCTACAGTTGAAGAAGTAGAGGGTGATTACAAGGTAACTATCAATAAAGATCACATAGTTGCAGTGAAATCTGAAGAAGAATCCTTCGTTATAGGTATAGGAACTAACGTTATGGGTCACGGCGACGAAAAGCTTGGCGCTATACTTATCAAGAGCTTCTTATATACAGTTTCACAAACAGCACCACTACCAAAGACTATAGTTTTCTTCAATGGCGGTGTTAAACTAACATCTGAAGGCAGCGAAGTGCTTGAAGACATTAAGAACATGGAAGCTAATGGCGTTAAGATCATCTCATGCGGAACATGTCTTGACTTCTACGGCTTAAAAGAAAAACTTGCAGTTGGCGAAATTTCTAATATGTACACTATATACGAAACATTAGAAAAGGCTGATAAGAACATAGTATTATCATAA
- a CDS encoding S-methyl-5-thioribose-1-phosphate isomerase: MDKNDRMDKDLGFMLKYENVAWFEDGKVRILDRRVYPIETRYEVCSSYKEVRDAIKNMVTQSAGPYTAAFMGMALAAYEAKDYTEGKFIKHMNEAKMALANARETTSFRMLQVTQRAYDIAKDAIEKDLVPYEEIFKGALESLERRYSAINEVAKNLAKLMPDEGAIMTQCFGETIVGYMMLRAKDLGKKIKVYCPETRPYLQGARLTASVLRSQGEDVTVITDNMGAWTMKEKNISLFTSAADSITKEGYVVNKVGTLQLAICAKYMGIPYFVTGIPDLGKSVGDVSIEKRDPHEATSFMGKSHVMKGVKGYYPAFDVTPPELVSAVVTDRGVFAPYDLASYGKMGEVDYY; encoded by the coding sequence ATGGACAAAAATGATAGGATGGATAAGGACCTTGGCTTCATGCTCAAGTACGAAAACGTTGCTTGGTTTGAAGATGGCAAGGTAAGGATACTAGACAGAAGAGTCTACCCAATAGAGACTCGCTACGAAGTATGCTCGAGCTATAAAGAAGTAAGAGATGCTATCAAGAACATGGTTACGCAAAGCGCAGGTCCATATACAGCAGCCTTCATGGGCATGGCACTGGCTGCATACGAAGCGAAGGACTATACTGAAGGTAAGTTCATTAAGCACATGAACGAAGCGAAGATGGCACTTGCTAATGCTAGAGAGACAACATCTTTTAGAATGTTGCAAGTAACTCAAAGGGCATATGACATAGCCAAGGATGCGATAGAGAAGGATCTTGTACCATATGAAGAGATATTCAAGGGCGCACTTGAGTCATTAGAGAGAAGGTACTCAGCCATAAACGAGGTGGCAAAGAATTTAGCAAAGCTTATGCCGGACGAAGGAGCTATAATGACGCAATGCTTCGGCGAGACCATAGTCGGCTACATGATGCTTAGAGCGAAAGACCTTGGCAAGAAGATCAAGGTTTATTGTCCAGAGACGAGACCGTACTTGCAAGGAGCAAGGCTTACTGCATCAGTTTTAAGAAGTCAAGGCGAGGACGTGACTGTCATCACTGACAATATGGGCGCGTGGACTATGAAGGAGAAGAATATAAGCTTATTTACATCAGCAGCCGATAGCATTACTAAGGAAGGCTACGTTGTCAACAAGGTCGGCACTTTGCAGCTCGCAATATGCGCAAAGTACATGGGCATACCATACTTTGTAACAGGCATACCTGACTTAGGAAAGTCTGTTGGCGATGTAAGCATAGAGAAGAGAGACCCTCACGAAGCAACATCTTTCATGGGCAAGAGCCATGTAATGAAGGGCGTCAAGGGTTACTACCCAGCCTTCGATGTAACGCCTCCTGAACTAGTTTCAGCAGTTGTTACTGATAGAGGCGTCTTTGCACCATATGACTTAGCTTCATATGGCAAGATGGGAGAAGTGGATTATTATTAA
- a CDS encoding class II aldolase/adducin family protein gives MFIQDKKLLIEFAKKMIKDELTVGTAGNISIYDPVEKAMVITPSGIAYDNMNFDDLVVMDLDLNILEGKNKPSTESFLHALVYKNREDVRSIVHTHSIYATSYSTLRRPLAALHYIMADLGGEDIKCAEYEVFGTQELAEAALIALKDRKGCLLANHGVLALGKDVKEAYSNARTIEYIAKMYHIVRFEDDVHILSKKDIDAVIERMKSYGQK, from the coding sequence ATGTTTATTCAAGATAAAAAATTACTTATTGAGTTTGCAAAAAAGATGATTAAAGACGAGCTTACTGTTGGTACAGCAGGCAACATTAGTATATATGACCCGGTTGAAAAGGCGATGGTTATCACGCCATCGGGGATTGCTTATGACAATATGAACTTTGATGACTTAGTTGTTATGGACCTTGATCTAAATATCTTAGAGGGCAAGAACAAACCATCAACAGAGTCTTTCTTACACGCTCTCGTATATAAGAACAGAGAAGATGTTAGGAGCATAGTTCACACTCACTCGATATATGCGACAAGCTACAGTACTTTGCGTAGGCCATTAGCAGCACTTCACTACATCATGGCAGACCTTGGCGGAGAAGATATTAAGTGCGCAGAGTATGAAGTCTTTGGCACACAAGAGCTAGCAGAGGCTGCACTTATTGCACTTAAAGATAGAAAGGGCTGCCTACTTGCTAATCACGGCGTACTTGCACTAGGTAAGGACGTTAAAGAAGCTTACTCAAACGCAAGAACCATAGAGTACATTGCTAAGATGTATCACATAGTACGCTTCGAAGACGATGTACACATACTAAGCAAGAAAGATATAGACGCGGTTATTGAAAGGATGAAGTCCTATGGACAAAAATGA
- a CDS encoding PSP1 domain-containing protein has translation MNKKIIGVRFKPIGKIFYFDPMGQEFTTNDKVVVETVRGLELGDVVVADKEIDLKEFGIPLKPIIRKATKEDIDQKMDNDIRKAEAREIFVQKNEEYGLGMNLLDVDFTLDLNKVIFFFTAEGRVDFRELVKDLARIFRMRIELRQVGVRDEAKCIPSVGKCGRKTCCSSFLGEFSPISINLAKNQDLTLNGSKLSGLCGRLMCCLNYEADQYNELVDKMPKIGAIVVTDKGKGVVIDRFILKQSLKVELKEGENVGKIILTFADEVKNTGKIDRNYVQESYTDDDQEDIKNIEGD, from the coding sequence ATGAATAAAAAAATAATTGGCGTAAGATTCAAGCCCATAGGCAAGATATTCTACTTCGACCCGATGGGACAAGAATTTACTACTAATGACAAGGTTGTTGTTGAAACTGTGAGAGGCCTTGAACTAGGTGACGTTGTTGTTGCCGATAAGGAGATAGACCTTAAAGAGTTTGGTATACCTCTTAAGCCGATAATAAGAAAGGCGACTAAAGAGGACATAGATCAAAAGATGGATAACGACATCAGAAAGGCTGAAGCTAGAGAGATATTTGTGCAAAAGAACGAGGAGTACGGTCTTGGTATGAACTTACTTGACGTTGACTTTACTCTCGACTTAAACAAGGTTATCTTCTTTTTCACTGCTGAGGGCAGGGTTGACTTCAGAGAGCTTGTTAAGGACTTAGCAAGAATATTTAGAATGCGTATTGAGCTTAGACAAGTCGGTGTTAGAGACGAAGCAAAGTGCATACCATCAGTTGGTAAGTGCGGCAGGAAGACTTGCTGTTCATCGTTCTTAGGTGAGTTCTCGCCTATTAGCATAAATCTTGCGAAGAACCAAGACTTAACGCTTAACGGTAGCAAGCTATCGGGTCTTTGCGGAAGACTTATGTGCTGCTTAAACTATGAGGCAGACCAATACAACGAGCTTGTTGACAAGATGCCTAAGATAGGTGCGATAGTTGTAACTGACAAGGGCAAGGGTGTTGTTATCGATAGATTCATACTTAAGCAATCACTAAAGGTTGAGCTTAAGGAAGGAGAGAACGTTGGTAAGATTATACTTACCTTTGCTGATGAAGTTAAGAACACAGGTAAGATTGACAGAAACTACGTACAAGAGTCCTACACTGACGACGATCAAGAAGACATTAAGAATATAGAAGGTGACTAG
- a CDS encoding cyclic-di-AMP receptor: MKLIVAIVQDQDVNPLMDALTEKKFRVTKLSSTGGFLKSGNTTLLIGVEDDKVNEVKELVDHNCKTREITTSLLTVTMPGDTFVPYPLEVKVGGATLFVLNVEEFLRV, translated from the coding sequence ATGAAACTAATTGTAGCAATTGTACAAGACCAAGATGTTAATCCACTAATGGATGCTCTTACAGAGAAGAAGTTTAGAGTAACAAAACTATCTTCAACAGGTGGATTCTTAAAATCAGGCAACACTACATTACTAATAGGTGTTGAAGATGATAAAGTTAATGAAGTTAAGGAGCTTGTTGATCACAACTGCAAGACAAGAGAGATAACTACATCTTTATTAACAGTTACTATGCCTGGAGATACTTTTGTACCATATCCACTTGAAGTTAAAGTTGGTGGAGCAACATTATTTGTATTAAACGTAGAAGAATTTTTAAGAGTTTAG
- the tmk gene encoding dTMP kinase, whose protein sequence is MKGVVIALEGQDGTGKSTVIDAIKGYFDEKGLAYISAREPGSTEIGEKIREILSDKANKEMDYHTEALLFAASRSELYDKVIKPNVERGTSVILDRFLLSSLAYQGIVRGLGVEEVKALNDFFLKGFRPDLTILMDLDARKSFKRLEKLGELDRIESLGEDFQQKVHKAYLKLYKEEDMKLIKLDGTKDKLSLAHDALEEVKKLIKEC, encoded by the coding sequence ATGAAAGGCGTTGTTATAGCTCTTGAAGGACAAGATGGTACCGGCAAGAGCACTGTCATAGATGCAATCAAAGGCTACTTCGATGAGAAAGGCCTTGCATATATAAGCGCAAGAGAGCCGGGCAGCACAGAGATTGGCGAGAAGATAAGAGAGATTTTATCTGACAAGGCTAATAAGGAGATGGACTATCATACAGAGGCGCTGCTGTTTGCAGCATCGAGGTCGGAACTATACGACAAAGTGATTAAGCCAAATGTGGAACGTGGGACTTCGGTCATACTAGATAGATTCTTATTATCCTCACTTGCTTATCAAGGTATAGTTAGAGGGCTCGGCGTAGAAGAGGTAAAGGCGCTAAATGATTTCTTCCTAAAAGGTTTTAGGCCCGACCTTACCATACTGATGGACTTGGATGCGAGAAAATCATTTAAGAGATTAGAAAAGCTTGGTGAGCTTGATAGGATTGAGTCCTTGGGAGAGGATTTTCAACAGAAGGTTCATAAGGCATACTTAAAGCTTTATAAAGAAGAAGATATGAAGCTAATAAAATTAGATGGCACTAAGGACAAGTTGAGCCTTGCTCACGATGCCTTAGAGGAAGTAAAAAAACTAATAAAGGAGTGTTAG
- a CDS encoding aminotransferase class I/II-fold pyridoxal phosphate-dependent enzyme codes for MKRPVFEALSKLKDENSVSFHMPGHKGKNTLFNWGDYIPAIDTTETYGMDNLLEPRGVILESEKEAAKVFGAMNTYYAVNGSTGSIYIAIATITKPGDTIIVQRNCHKSVYNALILNRLNPVYVYPKYNDDYHVLTGVDPDEIEDLILDNPEVKAVVVTHTNYYGIASDLERIAEICHNYGKILMVDEAHGPHMKFDDRLPKSALECGADIVIHSTHKTLTGFTQTSMIHVGSERIDTNKLRDRFQLYTTTSPSYLFTLSNETACAYMDGEGREKLHHNVTKCLEFIEELKKIDRVEVFEGDDFDKTIKSKDNTKILFKLEGVKGSRLRKELYERHNIRLEMSDYYYALIFATLMNEDSDYDKLLEAIRGLSKNLSYEEVKHIRVNMPDPKIIIRPADAYYSSKKIISLKDSLGEIVTSPIIPYPPGVPLLVPGEEITEEILEHIQFLKESDLNIVGLLGDDQDSLVVVD; via the coding sequence ATGAAAAGACCTGTTTTTGAAGCATTATCAAAATTAAAAGATGAAAATTCTGTTTCTTTCCACATGCCTGGTCATAAGGGAAAGAACACATTGTTTAACTGGGGAGACTACATCCCAGCTATTGACACGACAGAAACTTATGGTATGGACAACTTGCTTGAACCAAGAGGAGTAATTCTTGAGAGTGAGAAGGAAGCTGCCAAAGTATTTGGAGCGATGAACACTTACTACGCTGTTAATGGTTCTACTGGAAGTATATATATTGCCATAGCAACTATAACTAAGCCAGGAGATACTATCATTGTTCAAAGAAACTGCCATAAATCAGTATATAACGCGTTGATACTAAACAGACTAAACCCTGTTTACGTATATCCAAAATATAACGACGACTACCACGTACTTACTGGTGTTGATCCAGATGAGATAGAGGACTTGATCCTTGACAACCCTGAGGTAAAGGCTGTTGTAGTAACTCACACTAATTACTATGGAATTGCTTCAGACCTTGAAAGGATAGCTGAGATTTGCCACAATTACGGCAAGATACTTATGGTTGATGAGGCTCACGGACCACATATGAAGTTCGATGACAGACTTCCTAAGTCAGCTCTTGAGTGCGGCGCAGACATTGTTATCCACTCTACACACAAGACACTTACAGGCTTTACACAAACATCGATGATACACGTTGGCTCTGAAAGGATAGACACTAACAAACTTAGAGACAGATTCCAACTATATACAACAACATCGCCATCGTATCTGTTCACTCTATCTAATGAGACTGCATGTGCATACATGGACGGAGAAGGTAGAGAGAAGCTTCATCACAATGTAACTAAGTGCTTGGAGTTCATCGAAGAGCTTAAGAAGATAGACAGAGTTGAAGTCTTCGAAGGCGACGACTTTGACAAGACTATCAAATCAAAGGACAATACTAAGATATTATTTAAGCTTGAAGGTGTTAAGGGCTCAAGACTTAGAAAAGAACTTTACGAAAGACACAATATCAGACTTGAGATGAGTGACTATTACTACGCACTAATATTTGCAACTCTAATGAATGAAGATTCTGATTATGACAAGCTTCTTGAAGCAATCAGAGGCCTTTCAAAGAACCTTTCTTATGAAGAAGTTAAGCATATAAGAGTTAATATGCCTGATCCAAAGATCATAATCAGACCAGCGGATGCATATTACTCATCAAAGAAGATAATCAGCCTTAAGGACTCTTTAGGAGAGATAGTAACGTCTCCAATAATTCCTTATCCACCTGGAGTACCACTACTAGTACCAGGCGAAGAGATTACTGAAGAGATACTTGAACATATACAATTCTTAAAGGAATCAGACCTTAACATAGTAGGTCTACTTGGCGACGACCAAGACTCGTTGGTTGTAGTAGACTAA
- the ispE gene encoding 4-(cytidine 5'-diphospho)-2-C-methyl-D-erythritol kinase — protein MIKTKSYAKINLHLEVVSKRDDGFHDIITLMSKVDLYDEISFERSGEFIIDSNIDIKDNIMKRAYDLVADIRDIKGLRIALKKNIPMGAGLAGGSSNAYETVKALDELYDLSLTKKEYFDILLKLGSDCNFFTAKSAAICTGRGEEIKEVDMLKKHSALIVNPGINISSKDVYEGMTFDGNHLSIDEIEALLKRDDFTKYTNNMQDFVFTHYIAVKNLYDEMKTLGGFKTMMSGSGSSIFTLFDSDDKLDRAYKLMKNHYQFVIKVHLI, from the coding sequence ATGATAAAAACAAAATCTTATGCGAAAATAAATTTGCATCTCGAAGTCGTTTCTAAGAGGGACGACGGCTTTCACGACATAATTACTCTTATGTCTAAGGTTGATCTTTATGATGAGATAAGTTTTGAAAGGTCGGGCGAGTTTATAATTGACTCAAACATCGATATCAAGGACAACATTATGAAGAGGGCGTATGATTTAGTAGCTGACATAAGGGATATAAAGGGACTTCGTATAGCACTTAAAAAGAATATACCTATGGGGGCAGGTCTTGCTGGTGGCAGTTCTAATGCTTATGAAACCGTTAAGGCGCTTGACGAGCTATATGATTTATCCTTGACAAAGAAAGAATATTTTGATATTCTTTTAAAGCTTGGTAGCGACTGCAACTTTTTTACTGCTAAGTCGGCTGCCATATGCACAGGTAGGGGCGAAGAAATTAAAGAAGTAGATATGCTTAAAAAGCACAGTGCTCTTATAGTCAACCCTGGTATTAATATCAGCTCTAAGGATGTATATGAGGGCATGACTTTTGATGGTAATCACTTGAGTATTGACGAGATAGAAGCACTTCTTAAAAGGGATGACTTTACTAAGTATACTAACAATATGCAAGATTTTGTTTTCACACACTACATAGCTGTTAAGAATCTATATGACGAGATGAAAACTCTTGGAGGCTTTAAGACTATGATGAGCGGCTCAGGATCGAGTATCTTTACTTTATTTGACAGTGATGATAAGCTAGATAGGGCTTACAAGCTTATGAAGAACCACTACCAATTTGTGATTAAAGTACACTTGATATGA
- a CDS encoding Veg family protein — translation MNEIKRIRKSVESILGKKVHLRTNVGRNTFVEAQGVITSAYPNLFTVTLEDGQNNDQVISYTYSDVLTSTVVVKII, via the coding sequence ATGAATGAGATTAAAAGAATTAGAAAGAGTGTTGAGAGTATTTTAGGTAAGAAGGTGCATCTAAGAACAAACGTGGGACGTAATACCTTTGTTGAAGCGCAAGGAGTGATTACCTCAGCATATCCAAATCTATTCACAGTGACTCTAGAAGATGGACAAAATAACGATCAGGTTATATCGTATACTTATTCAGATGTATTAACATCGACGGTAGTAGTAAAAATAATCTAA
- a CDS encoding S1C family serine protease: MKYDEFNDGFIDEDDVIEDNDNDNDNDNDNDNCNDSDNDCDFDGDDFRTDDDLIYERKTYRRNKQYDRPQYRKAKFSYNEVNRKPKKTYGAGVLAWAIIFSIFFGTLTGFGGAYIFNKANNAYNYMHADAKDKTQKITIDQPTEIVEAATKKAIPSVVGITTQVISRDFFGRQALGKGTGSGVIVSPDGYIITNAHVVKSEVQNTNEGFDDFPFGSDFPFGGGRGSKKEANNDKEDKEDVDEDDDDMDNGSAGEDKDSPYDYNSKDKSQNTDKKGGKINVLLDDGSTHKAKIVWMDEDMDLAIIKINAKNLPVAELGDSDKVQIGQIAIAIGNPLGLDFNRTVTSGVISGKDRTIRVDKKVINNLIQTDASINPGNSGGPLLNSKGEVIGINTVKLTNAEGLGFSIPINMIKGVLNSILKTGKAQTAQLGVSIYNAKDYQAALRVKLNTDKGVVVLSVASGTAADKAGIVPGDIILKVDDKEVTDVNTLKSIMFGYNLGDEATLRINRNGKEMDVKIKFTSMNKN, from the coding sequence ATGAAATACGATGAATTTAATGATGGGTTTATCGATGAGGATGATGTCATAGAAGATAACGACAATGACAATGACAATGACAATGACAATGATAATTGCAACGATAGCGATAACGATTGCGACTTTGATGGAGATGACTTTAGAACAGATGACGACCTTATATATGAAAGGAAGACTTACAGAAGGAACAAGCAATATGACAGGCCGCAGTATAGAAAGGCAAAGTTTTCATATAACGAGGTAAACAGAAAGCCAAAGAAGACTTATGGAGCAGGTGTGCTTGCATGGGCAATCATCTTCTCAATATTCTTTGGAACGCTAACAGGCTTTGGCGGTGCATATATCTTTAACAAGGCAAACAATGCTTACAACTATATGCATGCGGATGCGAAAGATAAGACACAAAAGATCACCATAGATCAACCGACTGAAATAGTCGAAGCAGCAACTAAGAAGGCTATACCATCTGTAGTAGGTATCACTACTCAAGTTATATCACGTGACTTCTTTGGTAGACAAGCCTTAGGCAAGGGTACAGGCTCTGGCGTTATAGTTAGTCCAGATGGCTATATCATCACAAATGCACACGTAGTTAAATCAGAAGTGCAAAACACAAACGAAGGCTTCGACGACTTTCCATTCGGAAGTGACTTTCCATTTGGTGGAGGCCGGGGCTCTAAGAAAGAAGCTAATAACGACAAGGAAGATAAAGAAGATGTAGATGAAGACGACGATGATATGGATAATGGAAGTGCAGGCGAAGATAAGGACAGCCCATATGATTACAACAGTAAAGACAAGAGTCAAAATACTGACAAGAAGGGCGGCAAGATAAACGTACTACTTGACGACGGCTCAACACACAAGGCAAAGATAGTATGGATGGATGAGGACATGGACCTTGCCATCATTAAGATAAATGCAAAGAACTTACCAGTTGCTGAACTTGGCGACTCAGACAAAGTGCAAATCGGTCAAATCGCCATCGCCATAGGTAACCCACTAGGTCTTGACTTCAACAGAACTGTTACATCAGGAGTTATCTCTGGTAAGGACAGAACTATAAGAGTAGACAAAAAAGTTATCAATAACCTAATCCAAACAGACGCATCCATTAACCCTGGTAACTCAGGTGGACCACTACTAAACTCAAAAGGCGAGGTCATAGGCATCAACACAGTTAAGCTTACAAATGCAGAAGGACTTGGCTTTAGCATACCTATCAATATGATTAAGGGTGTTTTAAACTCGATCTTGAAGACAGGCAAGGCACAAACTGCTCAACTAGGTGTGTCTATATACAACGCAAAGGACTACCAAGCAGCTCTTAGAGTTAAGCTAAACACTGACAAGGGAGTTGTCGTATTAAGCGTTGCAAGTGGCACTGCAGCAGACAAGGCAGGTATAGTACCTGGCGACATCATACTAAAGGTTGATGATAAAGAAGTTACCGATGTCAATACACTTAAGTCGATAATGTTTGGCTACAATCTAGGTGACGAGGCCACTCTTAGAATAAACAGGAATGGCAAGGAGATGGATGTCAAAATAAAGTTCACAAGCATGAACAAGAACTAA
- a CDS encoding exodeoxyribonuclease III translates to MKFISWNVNGIRAVLKKNFNEFLDDTVADIYAFQETKISEGILMMEREGYHEYWNYAEKKGYSGTMILTKTEPINVTYGLGIDEHDTEGRVITLEYDKFFFVNVYTPNAQDGLKRIKYRQEWEDAFRDYLNGLRKTKGVVVCGDLNVAHNEIDLKNPKENRGKAGFSDEEREKFNMLLDSGFIDTFRYFYPDEADRYSWWSYRTRARSRNAGWRIDYFLVSKELEENIKDADILDDVMGSDHCPVSLDIEF, encoded by the coding sequence ATGAAATTTATTTCGTGGAATGTTAATGGTATAAGAGCCGTCCTTAAGAAGAACTTCAATGAGTTTTTAGACGACACTGTGGCAGATATATATGCTTTTCAAGAGACTAAGATATCAGAAGGCATACTTATGATGGAGCGTGAAGGCTACCACGAGTATTGGAACTACGCTGAGAAAAAAGGCTACTCGGGCACTATGATACTTACTAAGACTGAGCCCATAAACGTGACTTATGGTCTTGGTATTGATGAGCATGACACTGAAGGAAGAGTCATCACTCTTGAGTATGACAAGTTCTTCTTTGTCAATGTATACACTCCTAACGCGCAAGATGGTCTTAAGAGGATAAAGTACAGACAAGAGTGGGAGGACGCGTTTAGAGACTACCTTAACGGTCTAAGAAAGACTAAGGGCGTTGTTGTCTGCGGCGACCTTAATGTTGCTCACAACGAGATTGACCTTAAAAATCCAAAAGAAAATAGAGGCAAGGCAGGCTTCTCTGATGAGGAGAGAGAAAAGTTCAACATGCTGCTTGACTCGGGCTTCATCGATACCTTTAGATACTTCTACCCTGACGAAGCTGATAGGTACTCTTGGTGGTCATACAGAACTCGCGCAAGATCAAGAAACGCAGGCTGGAGGATTGACTACTTCCTAGTATCAAAAGAGCTTGAAGAGAATATTAAGGACGCGGACATACTAGACGATGTGATGGGTTCTGACCACTGTCCAGTCTCACTTGATATCGAATTTTAG
- a CDS encoding G5 and 3D domain-containing protein translates to MKKIINFIIFLCLISSLSFANEAKNHVYEIDNNGVTKTYKTSCKTVKELLEDLKLKLDDDDIVIPDLESELKSEGKISIIKVETKIEEKEVDVAFKTIKKKNKELNHDQSKILIQGVNGTSKVKCKTYYAAGKLIKEEIIHVETIVKPVDQVFEEGTKDVFINDRGDFSARKAIKMVATAYEAGPRSTGKRPGDKGYGITASGARAKRGTVAVDPRVIPLGTRLYIKSLTPGVPDYGYAIAQDTGGAIKGNKIDLFMETVWECLQFGRRPVMVYILK, encoded by the coding sequence ATGAAAAAAATAATTAACTTTATAATATTCTTATGTTTAATATCAAGTCTTTCTTTTGCAAATGAAGCTAAAAATCATGTATATGAGATTGATAACAATGGAGTCACAAAGACATATAAGACATCATGCAAGACAGTTAAGGAGCTTTTAGAAGATCTTAAGTTAAAGCTAGATGATGACGATATCGTCATTCCAGATCTAGAAAGTGAGCTTAAGAGTGAAGGAAAGATAAGCATAATAAAGGTAGAGACTAAAATCGAAGAGAAGGAAGTCGATGTAGCTTTTAAAACAATTAAAAAGAAAAACAAAGAACTAAACCATGATCAAAGCAAAATCTTAATTCAAGGTGTGAATGGCACAAGCAAAGTAAAGTGCAAGACTTACTACGCAGCCGGCAAACTTATCAAAGAAGAGATAATACACGTTGAGACTATAGTTAAACCTGTAGACCAAGTCTTTGAAGAAGGCACTAAGGATGTCTTCATTAACGATAGAGGTGACTTCTCTGCAAGGAAGGCCATCAAGATGGTGGCTACCGCATATGAAGCAGGTCCAAGATCAACTGGTAAGAGACCTGGCGACAAAGGCTACGGCATCACCGCCTCAGGCGCAAGAGCTAAGAGAGGCACTGTTGCTGTTGACCCAAGGGTTATCCCTCTAGGCACTAGACTATATATCAAGAGCTTAACACCAGGTGTGCCTGACTACGGCTACGCAATCGCACAAGATACAGGCGGAGCTATCAAGGGAAACAAGATAGACCTTTTCATGGAAACAGTTTGGGAATGTTTGCAATTTGGTAGGAGACCTGTAATGGTGTATATATTAAAATGA
- a CDS encoding YdcF family protein: MKRLIKFLFKAIILIAIILEILVLVNANKSPKGTAQYIIVPGARVKDANPMLALKYRLDAAYEYYTLNSGVKIITTGAASEGESISEAMAAKNYLVSMGVAEADVVCEENSKNTIENLEFATDLVGKDKNYLIVSNGFHMFRLDILSNYLGIKHELLSAKTPKEILVVNYLREVPSIFYLAYKVVRGKI, translated from the coding sequence ATGAAAAGATTAATTAAATTTTTATTTAAAGCTATTATCCTAATAGCAATAATTTTAGAAATATTAGTACTTGTTAATGCTAATAAGAGCCCTAAGGGCACAGCCCAGTACATTATAGTGCCAGGCGCAAGAGTTAAGGATGCAAATCCTATGCTCGCACTTAAGTATAGACTTGACGCAGCGTATGAGTACTACACTTTAAACTCTGGTGTTAAAATCATAACAACAGGCGCCGCAAGTGAAGGCGAAAGTATTAGTGAAGCGATGGCTGCAAAGAACTACCTTGTGTCAATGGGAGTTGCTGAAGCTGATGTGGTATGTGAAGAGAACTCTAAGAACACTATAGAGAACCTTGAGTTCGCAACAGACCTAGTCGGCAAAGACAAAAACTACTTAATCGTGTCAAACGGCTTTCATATGTTTAGGCTTGACATACTAAGTAATTATCTAGGCATAAAGCACGAGCTATTATCTGCCAAGACTCCAAAAGAGATACTTGTAGTAAACTACTTACGAGAGGTTCCATCTATATTCTACTTGGCATATAAAGTAGTACGTGGTAAAATTTAA